Proteins from one Haliaeetus albicilla chromosome 4, bHalAlb1.1, whole genome shotgun sequence genomic window:
- the LOC104319484 gene encoding uncharacterized protein has product MTYISVDERQEHCRVILSCQNNQLYAQHGLKDFSVSSMHPLKNLDTHIFSGDFHTLDYCHTGKAPLASPVENRMYRSVENLHWATVADSGLYSHCRSLDNEIIFRYRGTSQWTEGCVDVTPVQSPSDSLRNLSLRAKQTSQSAQNVLLPPFAKVPQWLFPSAEERALHGDAKKELKEKLRLQSSKVAEPCKPVRPQVALPDLMAQEFFECQMCRQYKNGCAVNCCTVLVEHTAFRHSLTGRQRLCYAHRIISPEDIKQEAQRRLQLRRQNSSPNLPLQHAGESHEIAKSRTAETLEQCSGETDVKATLGQSKKGRCKGRLYIPTFEEFKQMRSKEANSSASSSGPTDCLNKGLPANQTLKEESNKNICPEAQETKAVNEAAATAEDDDDVFHENHTSAGFSQYPATWDGFRMSSPEVKDRTFQISSLDRSPVPICSSPIPRSPLQAVAIHRAGQEIFSDEQQKGETRQLNDVLHLAGQSLTSEAQSSCCSSLLLEATDLSSYGAKLQKMKDEFIGSALELIKKSCNAETAAKSPSKGQCDLREADLPPPEDSQQPTAMSMATETWEDKPSNETSSDTPPAGNTPSPGCRRSSSDIVHESTDGAKAQRECRLRPHFSDPMPTDSVKRKQLELKIAAAARQHAQKRRQERDYGPVVAKANLGHGGSFDETHRAPRGSLRSRHHWSNVSSLSTDSGIVGVNDVRDDLDPSEATRTKSTDVARADSGIGQMPARKWRNRASETLSSLQAWEAHRPCTDCGERELPVETDVQNCNQRRADLCEKCRKRRTERKESVLEFVNTEASYGEDLRIIKEEFYLPMQAAGLLSQEQLLGIFSNIQELIDLNENFLEILQEEIDQAFDQGDDDLMTVCIGEVFLEFVNMLPAFQTYCLQQSSSVNMLNALEKEKELLRIFLNVSQNDNTALRRMNLRSFLMAPLQRVTKYPLLLSRIIKATTEYHPDHGSLREAKSRIESHLEHINMKTKQEGNTWTLRSFRQDSKKKREVINIEMRETALKTVGWLREETRFVMEGSLQLAQPPDGQWVKKGSKTLKFQNMQVLLLVNMKRVSESSLESAEPGPVKDAVLVLIRDKNNGKFHLLREPLRLSNCIVSTDPDCDDTFELIEIRREAFVFRDSDRARTHHWFRQIRRYSRELGSWKKRRNALPNIMISTPHTRP; this is encoded by the exons ATGACATACATCAGTGTTGATGAGAGACAGGAACACTGCCGGGTGATCTTGAGCTGCCAAAATAATCAGCTCTATGCGCAACATGGcttaaaggatttttcagttagCAGCATGCATCCACTAAAGAACCTAGACACTCATATTTTTTCTGGGGACTTCCACACTCTAGACTACTGCCACACAGGCAAGGCACCTTTGGCCAGTCCTGTGGAAAACCGGATGTATCGGAGCGTGGAGAACCTTCACTGGGCAACAGTTGCTGACTCTGGGCTGTATTCTCACTGCCGGAGCCTGGATAACGAGATCATCTTTCGCTATAGAGGCACCAGTCAGTGGACAGAAGGCTGTGTGGATGTGACCCCAGTACAGAGCCCATCAGACTCTCTGAGAAACCTTTCTCTCCGTGCTAAACAGACATCTCAATCAGCACAGAATGTGCTCCTCCCTCCCTTTGCCAAAGTGCCTCAGTGGCTCTTCCCTTCTGCAGAGGAGAGAGCCCTACATGGAGATGCCAAAAAAGAGCTGAAGGAGAAGCTGAGACTGCAGAGCAGTAAGGTGGCAGAGCCCTGTAAGCCAGTGCGTCCGCAGGTTGCCCTGCCTGACCTGATGGCCCAGGAGTTTTTTGAATGCCAGATGTGCCGGCAGTACAAGAACGGTTGTGCTGTCAACTGCTGCACGGTTTTGGTGGAACACACTGCTTTCAGGCACAGCCTCACAGGGAGGCAGAGACTGTGTTATGCACACAGGATCATCAGTCCAGAAGACATCAAGCAGGAGGCTCAGAGGAGGCTTCAGCTCCGAAGGCAGAATAGCTCCCCCAATTTGCCCCTTCAGCATGCCGGGGAAAGCCATGAGATTGCCAAATCCAGAACAGCAGAAACCCTGGAACAATGTAGTGGGGAAACAGATGTCAAAGCCACACTGGGACAGAGCAAGAAAGGCCGCTGCAAAGGGAGGCTCTACATACCCACCTTTGAGGAATTCAAGCAAATGAGAAGTAAGGAGGCAAATTCATCTGCCAGCAGCAGTGGTCCAACAGATTGCTTGAATAAGGGTCTGCCTGCAAACCAGACCCTGAAGGAGGAGAGCAATAAGAATATCTGTCCAGAAGCTCAGGAGACCAAAGCTGTGAATGAAGCTGCTGCCACAGCAGAGGATGACGATGATGTGTTCCATGAAAACCACACCTCTGCTGGCTTTTCCCAGTATCCAGCCACATGGGATGGTTTCAGAATGAGCAGCCCTGAGGTGAAGGACAGAACCTTCCAGATCTCCAGCCTGGATAGATCGCCAGTCCCTATTTGCTCTAGCCCTATTCCACGATCACCTTTACAGGCAGTAGCAATAcacagagctgggcaggagATCTTCAGTGatgagcagcagaaaggagagaCAAGACAATTAAATGATGTTCTCCACCTTGCAGGGCAGTCGCTGACTTCTGAAGCCCAGTCCTCTTGCTGTTCATCGCTGTTGTTAGAAGCCACAGACTTATCCAGCTATGGAGCTAAGCTACAAAAAATGAAGGATGAATTCATAGGCTCAGCCCTGGAACTTATTAAGAAAAG CTGCAATGCTGAGACTGCTGCCAAATCCCCCTCCAAGGGACAGTGTGATCTGAGGGAAGCTGATCTCCCACCTCCGGAGGACAGCCAGCAGCCCACAGCGATGTCCATGGCAACAGAGACCTGGGAGGACAAGCCAAGCAATGAGACATCCAGCGACACTCCACCTGCAGGGAAT ACCCCCAGTCCTGGCTGCCGTCGATCCAGCTCTGACATCGTTCATGAGAGCACGGATGGTGCCAAGGCCCAGCGGGAGTGCCGGCTGCGGCCACACTTCAGTGACCCTATGCCGACAGACTCAGTGAAGAGgaagcagctggagctgaagaTTGCAGCTGCAGCACGGCAGCACGCACAGAAGCGCCGGCAGGAGCGAGACTACG GTCCAGTGGTAGCAAAAGCCAACCTTGGCCATGGTGGCAGCTTCGATGAGACCCACCGTGCCCCACGTGGCTCCCTCCGCTCCAGACATCATTGGAGCAATGTCAGCAGCCTGAGCACGGACAGTGGGATTGTTGGTGTGAACGATGTCCGGGATGACCTGGATCCCAGCGAGGCCACACGGACCAAGTCAACGGATGTGGCAAGGGCAGATAGTGGCATTGGCCAGATGCCAGCCAGAAAGTGGAGGAACAGGGCATCCGAAACGCTGAGCTCACTGCAGGCCTGGGAAGCCCACCGTCCCTGCACTGACTGTGGAGAAAGGGAGCTCCCGGTGGAGACGGATGTCCAGAACTGCAATCAGAGGCGGGCTGACCTCTGTGAGAAGTGCCGCAAGCGCAGGACGGAGCGCAAGGAGTCTGTGCTGGAGTTTGTCAACACAGAGGCCAGCTATGGAGAGGACCTGCGCATCATCAAAGAGGAGTTCTACCTCCCcatgcaggcagctgggctgctgagccaggagcagctcctgggcaTCTTCAGCAATATCCAGGAGCTCATTGATCTCAACGAGAACTTCCTGGAGATACTCCAGGAAGAGATCGATCAGGCCTTTGACCAG GGTGATGACGACCTGATGACCGTGTGCATTGGCGAAGTGTTTCTAGAGTTCGTCAACATGTTGCCAGCCTTTCAGACCTACTGTCTTCAGCAGTCCTCCTCTGTGAATATGCTCAACGcactggagaaggagaaagagttGCTCAG AATATTCCTCAATGTCTCCCAGAATGACAACACAGCACTGCGGCGGATGAACTTGAGGTCCTTCCTGATGGCCCCTTTGCAAAGAGTCACTAAGTAcccactgctgctcagcagaaTCATCAAGGCCACCACTGAGTACCACCCAGATCATGGCAGCCTGCGGGAGGCCAAGAGCCGCATCGAGTCCCACCTGGAGCACATCAACATGAAAACCAAGCAGGAGGGGAACACGTGGACCCTCCGATCCTTTCGCCAGGACAGCAAGAAGAAGAGGGAAGTCATCAACATCGAGATGAGAGAAACTGCCCTCAAAACTGTAGGCTGGCTGCGGGAGGAAACACGATTTGTGATGGAGGGGTCTCTGCAGCTGGCCCAGCCCCCCGATGGCCAGTGGGTGAAAAAAGGCAGCAAGACCCTGAAGTTCCAGAACATGCAGGTCCTCCTCCTGGTGAACATGAAGCGTGTGTCCGAGTCCAGCCTGGAATCAGCCGAGCCAGGGCCTGTGAAGGACGCCGTGCTGGTACTCATCAGGGACAAAAATAATGGGAAGTTCCATTTGCTCAGGGAGCCCTTGAGGCTGAGTAATTGCATTGTCTCCACTGATCCCGACTGCGATGACACTTTTGAACTCATTGAGATCAGGCGGGAGGCATTTGTGTTCCGGGACAGTGACCGGGCACGGACTCACCACTGGTTCAGGCAGATCAGGCGGTACTCGAGGGAGCTGGGCTCCTGGAAGAAGCGGCGCAACGCGCTGCCCAACATCATGATCAGCACCCCTCACACCAGGCCCTAA
- the TSN gene encoding translin, whose amino-acid sequence MSVSDMFIALQGVLTADQDIREEIRKVVQALEQTAREILTLLQGVHQGAGFQDIPKKCQKAREHFGTVRTQLESLKTKFPADQYYRFHEHWRFVLQRLVFLAAFVVYLESETLVTREAVAEILGIEADRERGFHLDIEDYLSGVLTLASELARLAVNSVTAGDYSRPLRISTFINELDSGFRLLNLKNDSLRKRYDGLKYDVKKIEEVVYDLSIRGLNKEATVGVGGEK is encoded by the exons ATGTCGGTGAGCGACATGTTCATCGCGCTGCAGGGCGTCCTCACCGCCGACCAGGACATCCGCGAG GAGATCCGGAAGGTGGtgcaggcgctggagcagacGGCCCGGGAGATCCTGACGCTGCTGCAGGGCGTGCACCAGGGAGCCGGCTTCCAGGACA taccAAAGAAATGTCAGAAGGCTCGTGAACACTTTGGTACAGTGAGAACCCAGCTGGAATCCCTGAAGACCAAGTTTCCTGCTGATCAGTATTACAG ATTTCATGAGCACTGGAGGTTTGTGCTTCAGCGGTTGGTGTTTCTGGCAGCATTTGTAGTCTACTTGGAGTCAGAAACGTTAGTGACCCGAGAAGCTGTCGCAGAAATACTTGGGA TTGAAGCTGATCGAGAGCGGGGTTTTCACCTGGACATTGAAGACTATCTTTCTGGTGTATTAACTCTCGCCAGTGAGCTG GCCAGACTGGCAGTGAACAGTGTCACGGCTGGTGACTATTCTCGCCCTCTCCGCATCTCAACTTTTATCAATGAGCTGGATTCTGGCTTCCGTCTCCTCAACCTGAAGAACGACTCCCTGAGGAAACGTTATGATGGCCTGAAATACGACGTCAAGAAAATTGAGGAAGTGGTTTACGACCTGTCGATCAGAGGACTCAATAAGGAGGCAACAGTTGGTGTGGGtggagagaaatga
- the NIFK gene encoding MKI67 FHA domain-interacting nucleolar phosphoprotein yields the protein MAAAVAEAVSAEAAAPVPVSAPAPSFLALEPRLQREFQQKVQRVRNNRAAKEELTPGVVYVGHLPRGLCEPQMYEYFEQFGTVKRLRLSRSKKTGASKGYGFIEFESDDVAKIVADTMNNYLFSERLLKCQFISPERVHENLFKNSDKIFRKPSQPAVRRYNRIRSLVQKAKMTKRLLRKEKLLRKRLAEKGFDYDFPGFAAQELSIKRRKVKTSKKSKLNISLSSQDPTPVCTPTVLERRKASQVDDDAEDNEITLRLPPASVNNAVQRPKKHPRKRPNLKKQN from the exons atggcggcggcggtggccgAGGCCGTGTCGGCGGAGGCGGCCGCGCCGGTACCGGTATCGGCACCGGCACCGTCGTTCCTGGCCCTGGAGCCGCGGCTGCAGCGCGAGTTCCAGCAGAAGGTGCAGCGGGTCCGCAACAACCGGGCGGCCAAG GAGGAGCTGACGCCGGGCGTGGTGTACGTGGGGCACCTCCCGCGGGGGCTCTGCGAGCCGCAGATGTACGAGTACTTCGAGCAGTTCGGGACGGTGAAGCGGCTCCGGCTCTCGAGGAGTAAGAAG ACTGGAGCTAGCAAAGGCTACGGATTTATAGAGTTTGAGTCCGATGACGTGGCTAAGATTGTTGCAGACACAATGAACAACTAcctgttttctgaaagactGCTGAAGT GTCAGTTCATATCTCCTGAAAGGGTCCATGAAAACCTCTTCAAAAACAGTGACAAAATATTTCGGAAGCCttctcagccagcggtcaggcGGTACAATAGGATACGTTCACTTGTTCAGAAGGCAAAGATGACAAAGCGACTGCTGCGAAAGGAGAAACTTTTACGGAAGAGGCTGGCTGAAAAGGGGTTCGATTATGACTTCCCAGGATTT GCTGCACAGGAGCTTTccataaagagaagaaaagttaaaacatCCAAGAAGTCAAAACTGAACATTTCTTTGAGCAGCCAG GATCCTACTCCAGTCTGTACTCCAACAGTGCTCGAGCGCCGGAAAGCTTCTCAGGTGGATGATGACGCAGAGGACAATGAAATAACTCTCAGACTGCCCCCTGCCAGTGTTAACAATGCTGTGCAGAGACCAAAGAAACATCCAAGAAAAAGACCGAAcctgaagaaacagaattag